In the genome of Oncorhynchus clarkii lewisi isolate Uvic-CL-2024 chromosome 4, UVic_Ocla_1.0, whole genome shotgun sequence, one region contains:
- the LOC139407543 gene encoding guanine nucleotide-binding protein subunit beta-5a, whose product MRFSINPEMATQEVQPNETLTNLKAESDTLKTKLEDERAKLHDVELHQVAEKVDGLGQFIMKTRRTLKGHGNKVLCMDWCKDKRRIVSSSQDGKVIVWDAFTTNKEHAVTMPCTWVMACAYAPSGCAVACGGLDNKCSVYPLSLDKNENLAAKKKSVAMHTNYLSACSFTNSDMQILTSSGDGTCALWDVESGQLLQSFHGHAADVLCLDLAPSETGNTFVSGGCDKKANVWDMRSGQCIQSFETHESDINSVRYYPSGDAFASGSDDATCRLYDLRADREVAIYSKESIIFGASSVDFSLSGRLLFGGYNDYTINVWDVLKGTRVSILFGHENRVSTLRLSPDGTAFCSGSWDHTLRIWA is encoded by the exons ATGAGATTTTCCATAAACCCTGAAATGGCTACACAGGAGGTTCAACCGAATGAGACTCTCACTAACCTAAAAGCAGAATCGGATACGTTGAAAACGAAGCTGGAGGACGAAAGAGCGAAACTGCACGATGTCGAAC TACACCAGGTGGCAGAGAAGGTGGATGGACTGGGCCAGTTTATCATGAAGACCCGGCGTACTCTGAAGGGACATGGCAACAAAGTTCTCTGCATGGACTGGTGTAAGGACAAGAGGAGGATCGTCAGCTCATCACAG GATGGGAAAGTGATTGTATGGGATGCCTTCACCACTAACAAG GAGCACGCGGTGACCATGCCGTGCACCTGGGTGATGGCCTGTGCCTACGCCCCCTCTGGATGTGCAGTAGCCTGTGG TGGTCTGGACAACAAGTGCTCTGTGTACCCTCTGTCCTTGGACAAGAATGAGAACCTGGCAGCGAAGAAGAAGTCTGTCGCCATGCACACCAACTACTTATCTGCCTGTAGCTTCACCAACTCAGACATGCAG ATCCTGACGTCGAGCGGAGACGGAACCTGTGCATTATGGGATGTGGAGAGTGGTCAGCTGTTACAGAGTTTCCATGGACACGCCGCCGATGTTCTATGTCTCGACCTAGCTCCTTCTGAGACCGGCAACACCTTCGTCTCTGGA GGCTGTGACAAGAAGGCCAATGTATGGGACATGCGCTCAGGCCAGTGCATCCAGTCCTTCGAAACCCACGAATCAGACATCAACAGCGTCAG GTACTACCCCAGTGGAGATGCATTTGCTTCAGGCTCCGATGACGCTACA TGTCGTCTCTATGACCTGAGGGCAGACAGAGAAGTGGCCATTTATTCCAAAGAGAGCATCATATTTGGTGCCTCCAGTGTTGACTTCTCTCTCAGTG GCCGGCTACTGTTCGGTGGCTACAACGACTACACCATCAACGTGTGGGATGTCTTGAAGGGGACGAGGGTGTCCATCCTGTTTGGACACGAGAACCGTGTCAGCACTCTGCGCCTGTCTCCTGACGGAACGGCCTTCTGCTCGGGGTCATGGGACCACACTCTCAGG ATCTGGGCTTAA